TAAAGGGCGATCTCATACTTACTCTTGAAGGAATAGACTCCTTTACGGGTAATGTAAGCATAGATAATTGGGTCTTTTAATTTCTCCCAAACAGGCTCTGTAAATTCAAATGAAATCACGCCATTGTTTAGCTCAGATGGGCCCAAAATTTGAGCCATACGCCAGCCAGGATTATTGTCTTGTCTGTGTATATTGAAATCCAGCACCGTTTCCATGAGGGTCTTAACGTACTCACGCAGTGCTTCATAATTGTTGCTGGAGATACCAATTTCGCTCATAACTTCCCGTACGGGCATCTGAAACTGACGCTGATTTTGAATCTTTCCTTTGGTCAGACTTACTAGGGCAACAAATGTCTTGTATGCCCCAACCTCCATTAATTTGTTGGTATCTAAGAAACCAACCGCCATTCTGAGATACTCAGCATCAATCTTGGCCATGGACTTATTATTAAGCATTAAAAAGAGGGTATCTTCGTTTTCGCTCATGTGACTCCCTGACCTTTTGTTTTTCAAAAAAACAGTTCCTCTACAGGGTCTCATTAAAAACACATTCAGTCAAGAGTCGTGGTGTTTTTAATCACCATACGAAAATATAGATTGGGATGTTTTTTATTTCAAATTTGTCAGATCCCAAAGATGGTGTTTTAAACCTTTGTATCTATCTGGCAAGTCGCCTCAAACTTAGTAAAAAAGCTAATTTTAGAGAGACCGATCCATAAAATACAGGTTTAAAAGGGAATATATCCCAAAGACGGTGTTTCTATTTTCTGCTTCGGAAGTCAAACATGACCAAAAGCTACATATAGAGCTTCATATCCACCTATAGCACTTCCATCCCAAAGATGGTGTTGCTTCATCCCAAAGACGGTGTTGCTTCATCCCAAAGATGGTGTTTTTTCATCCCAAAGATGGTGTTTTTTCATCCCAAAGACGGTGTTTTTATTCAGATCTCTGGATCGCCAAAATGATTGCTACAAGCGGGTTTCCAGGATCGGCAATTTTCCCTCTTAAATTCTTTAAATATTTTAAATATTGATCAACATCACGCGCATGCGCGCGCGAGAATGATGATTTATAAGAACTTTTTCTAAGACAAAAACCAAAGACAACAGCAAAAACCAAAGGCCACGGAGAGCCATTCTAAGTGGGCTAAAATACGCTGAAGGGTACTTAAAAGCATTTCGGTACTCGAAAGGTATCCGACAGGCCTTAAAAACGATTTAAACACTTTTTTGTTTAAGGGAGTGTTCTTGATTTTTCAAAATGCTTTGGTTCTGTATCGAAATAAATTTTAAGCATTTTAAATTCTTCCATTGAATAGTTATTCTTTAAAACAGTAAACCAGTGGAGCATAAAAGTCCCCGAATGAACGGTTCGCCTCGCTTACCGTTGTCATACCCTTAATTGACAGAACATCTAAAAAATTTTCCTGGAGCGGGTATGACGGAATAGCAAGTTTGCAATTTCGCACGAACATGATATGTTAGTGGTAGGCGGCAGGGCAAAATTGCAACTTGCCAGTGGGGGATGCCCCCTCTGGACTCCCCCTGAAACAGCGCTTAAAAACAGGTCTGAAGTGAACAGACTGCACAATAGACTGTTTTACGCAGCGCATTTAATTTGTGATTTTTTTGCAATGGATGGTACCTATGCAGGATCGACAAACGTACATGGAAAAGTATCGGGAAGAGTATAAGGAACGGAAGCGACGAGTAACCGTTACCATGACCCCCGATGAATATGAATTGATCTGTCTGGAAGCAACCCAGGCAGGGAAGAGTGTTCCTGAAACCATGAAAGAAATGGCACTAAGGTACAAGAGCACGGTGCCCCTTGTGCCCCAAGCCAACCAAGAGCTGGCTCATGAGTTGCGTCTTCTTGTGCGCAACATGGCCAATAACATAAACCAAATCGCACACAATATGAACCTGAACCGACATTTGTATGGCCCAGAGGCCAATATGCACGCCCACAGGGTACTCAAAAATCTGGAAGACAAGCTCATGATTCTTGAGGAAGAAGTGAGCAGTGTCTTCTTGCTTCATGGCAAATGATTATTAAGTCACTTTCGCGCAAAAGCGCAAGTTACGATCAGTTGCTGGAATATATGCAGCGGGGAAGTGTTCAGGACTTTACCGTATTTCATAATCTTTACCGAAATGTTGAGAAAGACAGAATTATCCAAGAGTTTGAACTCATGGGGGAGCAACTGCCGCCACGCAAAAACGGCAATATGCTTTACCATGAAATTTTAAGTTTGCAGCGCCAGGAAGGGGTTGACCTGGAGCAACAGAAACAAGCGTTGTACACCATGGTGCAGCAGTACCTCCAAGAACGGGCACCTGGTCAACTGGGGTATGGTTGTATGCACGTTGAAAAAGAACACCTACATATTCACTTGATGCTGAGCCCCAATAGTTTGGATCGTCCGGCCAAACGTGTCAGGCTGACCAAGTCCCAACTGTGGGAAATCCAGGGGCGCATGGAAATGTTTTTACAAGAGCGCTGGCCAGAACTGAAGGAGCGCAGTTTGTATTCCCGCAGTGCGCCCCCAGCTCTCAAGAAAAAAGACAGGGAATTCCAGCTGGAGCAGAGGACTGGTAAGCCTTCCGTGAAGAGCCAGGTAAAAGAAAAACTTGAAGTCATGCTTGAGCAGAGTACGACCCAAGCAACCCTGACGGCCAGACTGGCAGAACAAGATATGGAGCTGGAAATCAGAGGCAAAAATCCAGTCGTCATTGCCGCTGGTCGCCGCTACCGGCTTCGCACCTTGGGGCTTTTACCCGCCTATGAACGGGTACTGGTACTCGATGGCTTGGCCGAACAGATGAAGACACATGGCAACCCTGCCATTCCTCCCCCTGCGGCCACTGACACGCCCCCACAGAAAGCCCCTCAAGCTCAAGCATTACCAGAGCCCAGCGCTCCAAGTGCTGATGCTCTTACCCAACCAACTCAAGTGCCAGAACAGAAGTACCAGGCATCTCCTGTTCAACCACGCCAAGAGAAAAAGCCTGAAGCCCAGATAACTTATTCTGAGCCCAAAGCACCCTCACAGATTCAAGATACAACTCAGAAATCCAAAACAGGATTCTGGAATCAAATTCGTGATACCGCTGGAAAAGCCCAAAATGCCGTCAAGGAATTTCGAGACGACTTCCACAAGGCATTGGAACAACATGCCCAAAGTAAAAGCATTCAAAGTAAGGAGGAGCCAGTTGTGCCCCCGCCAAGTAAAGATGACGATGAAAAACGACGGGTTGAAGAACGCTTGGCCCGTCTCAAGAAAGCCAGGGAAAAAGAGCTACCCCAACGCTCTGAACGTCGCCAGGAGAGGGAAGTGCGTTCCGTGCAACGGGATGAAACTAGAAAACGTGACCAGGCTACTCCCAATCGCCAGGAGCCCCGTACTCAACCTATGGATCGTGAATCACAGGAACGCCTTGAACGGCTACGCAAAATGCGCGAAAAAAAGGGCAGGCAAGACCGTGAACGTGGTTGGGAGCGGGATTAAGGTTTTTCTTGAGGAAAAGGCAAAATTTGTTACTCTAGATAAAGACGACACAAACATAACAAGCGGACAATATGGAAATTTTAATTGGCCTGGTTCTCATGGGAGCTGTGGCTGCTGGAGCGGTATCTATTATGGATAAAGGAACTGGTATCATTTCTGGGCCTTTGCGCTTTTTTAAGCTGGTTTCTGGCCCCATGGCTTGGCTTTTCTTTCCACATGAAAAGCCCAAGGGAGCACGTTTCCTGAAAGACGATGAGATTGCCGAGATTCTGAAACCGAAAAACAAAGGGCTGCTGATTGATGGTAAACAAGGCCGCATTACCCCTGAAGTAAGCTATAAAAATGCTATCATCATTGCTCAAATCGGGGCAGGGAAGACCCGCCGGTATGTGATGCCCAATATTTTAACCCAGGACAATTGTTCCTTTGTCATTACCGACCCAGCGGGCGAATTGTATGCCAATACAGCCGGTGACCTTGCTAAACGGGGGTACAAAATCTATGTACTCAACCCTTCTGATCCGATGCAAAGCAACCGCTATAACCCCCTCAAGCGAGCATCTAGCTATACCCAATTTCAAGAAGTTGCAGCCGTCTTGGTGGATTCAGCTGCAACTGGCCAAACCGCAGATGGAGGCTTTTGGAACAATGGGGCCAAAGAACTGATTGAATTGTTCATTGCCTGTTTGTACCGCTATGGGAAGAGCCACAAGTTCACCTATCACTTGCCGAATGTTTACCAGCTGCTGCAACGGCTGTTTGATGCTGATGTTATGGATACCTTTGTAGCTCAATATGCCCCTGATGAAAGTTACGTTGACCGCTATGCTTCTCTGATTTCAGGGCAAAATGAGAAGACTGTGCAGGGCTATCTTTCAACGGCTTTGAATGCCATGAAAAGTGTGGGCAATCCTGATATGGCCCAGCTCTTCGTCAATGATGACTTTCGTTTTTCCCTGCTGCGCAAAGAAAAAACGGCCATCTTCTTAATTGTACCGGCTGACCGTATTGCGCCCTACAGCTATGTGATGAATCTGTTTTACTCCCAGCTCTTCACTTCTGTGATGCGCAGCTTAGACCCCAATGATTTGCCGTTTTATGCCATTCTGGATGAGTTTGGGCACTACAATATCCCCCATTTTGAAACCACGATGACCACCGCCCGCAAGTACAAAGTCTCTATCTCTCTGATTTTGCAAAGCGTTCATCAGCTTTACAAGCACTACGGGGAGCATGGCGCAAAAATTATTATGGGTGGAGGCATTGCCACCAGAATTTTTTACTCAGGCATGGATTTAGAGACTGCCAGCATGGTTGAGAAAATGTTGGGCAAAGTGCAGGTTGTTCAAAAGACCAGAGGAGGTGAAAAGCATGTGCGGGAAGAAAACCTCATGAATGCTGATCGCCTGATGCGCATTGAGGATAACCAGGCCATTGTTTTGACAGGGAACAAAGAGCCCATGATGCTCACCACCCACCTGGTACATGATCAGCGCGACTTTGTACGGCGGATGCAGGTTCCACATCCGCCATTGCCGAGCAAGAGACCCTTAAAGATCCAAAGAGTCGAGTTTAACAGTAAAAAGAAGTGATCTTGGTTCTGGGACTTTTACTGTGCCTTCCATTCATCAATTTTCCATTCACCGTTTTCAAGCACCAGAGTCGCTTGAATCCTATATGGCTCAACCCCTGAGCGGTCAGCCTTTGTAACATCGGCCCTGAAATTAACCCTGACGACCGTATTACCACTCTCATAACTGGGAGCAGAGAAGTCAGATAAATTCATACCCGCTTGGTTTTTAAAGAGTTTGTCATAGTAAGCGGTTTCACTCGCCAGATACTTTTTTTCTCGCTTTGCTTCCTGAGAAAACATCTGATAGGCCCCACTTGAATCCCCTGACGAACACGCCCTTGCATAGGCATGTAGCTGATCAATTGGATTTTGGCTACTTACCGCCGTCTGTACTTGGCGGGGACGCGGAAGAGAAAAGCCTCCTTGTGGCTGATAGTAACTGGCCAGCAACCAAATCAGACAGGCGTATCCAACAGCGGCAAGCTCTGGCCCAGTAGAAGGGAAGAGAGCAGCCCCGCCCCATATCCGGCACCAGCGGCGGTCTTCATCCAGAACAAGCAAGGGGCGGATTCGCCAACTTTTGACCAATTGACCTGACTTTTTAGGCATCAGGACGCACAGTTCATACCAGCCGCCGCGATCCGCTCTGAACAGCTCTGTGGTACGCCACAACCAGGCATACTTGAATTCATCACTAATTTTCAGCCCGTTTCCGTACTCTCCCACATGGCGATAATCTTTTGGCAGTGTAGGAATCGGACGCATTAAAAACAATGTGACACGGGCCATGACAATCAAAGGGTAATTGCTCCCTCGGGCATAGTGATCAGCTACATTCTCTTGAAGACCAAAGTAAATACCACGGCCCGCATAATCACCAGTTCCGACATACCACATACCCTTCTGAAAAATAGTCGGGTTTTCTTTGTCAGGGTCTGGCCGCCCCACATTGGCAGCATCTGTCCCATGAAAGCCTGTGACTGTGGTAAAGACGGTATCCAGGGCCACCATACAGAGGGATTGCACAATGATGCGAACGTTTTGAAGCAGAAAAATGACCAGGCGGACAGGGAAGAAAGCGGCTACTTTAAATGTGCGCCGCCAACCATAGCTTTGCCGGTATGTTTTGGATTCGGGGTAAAACAAATCCATCAAGGCAATGGTGACAGAGAAACTGAGAAACACCAAAAAATCAAAATATACAGCGGTTATGAAGCGCACGGGTGTCATGTAAATGTATAGATAGCCCCAGTAAAGTAACCTCAAGGGCAAAAACAGAAAAAAGACAGGTCTGGAGACCCCTTTGTTATAGTCCCGCAGCCAAGGCACCCACCGGCCAGGGTATTGATAGGCCCAAAGCAACCAATTGAGAAAGAAAAAGGGTTTACGCCAGCTCCAGATTAAAGCGGGAATACTTCGAAGAAGAGTGCGTGCAGCATCAACACTCAGAGAGAACAGCTTGGAAACAATAAGAAAAATCCAGTATAGGACATATAGCCAAAGAATTGCGCCTATTATGTATTCCACTGAGAGCCTCCAGCTCTTTTTTGATCAGTGTATCAAGCAAACTTGACGCTTTCCAGATCAGTTGCTTTTTGAATGCAAACTGATATGATTTCAGCGCTCATTTCATAACGTAATGAATATGGCTCTCAATATCCCCCAGGACGCAGATGCTTTCGATTATGGTTACAGCAAAGGTTTTGAAGATTACATGGTCGGCAATACACGAGAACAGATTAAACAGAACGGGTCTCAAATCGCAGTGGCTTATGCTTTGGGCTATGAGCTGGGTTATGACCATGCGGTGGCCTATCTTCGCAACAGGGAAGAAGCATATCAGCCAAATTAAAGTTCGCGCTCTGGGCCACTACGCCCCCGTTTTTTCCTGAGTGATCGGAGCCGGTTCATGCGCCGGTTTATTTGCTCCTCAGGGTTTTCCTGTTGTTGACTGGCTTGGCGCGATTCACTTTGCAGACGAGATTTTCGCACAGCGGCTTCATACCCCTGATGATACGCCTGGACATAGCGTTCTACGTCCTGAGACCGCATCATCACCATCTTGCCCAGGTTTTTTAGGGCGTGGGGTTTGCGTTTTTTTCCAGCTTTATAGTCGTCAAATCCCTGGTTGTAGCCATCTGCATAGGGATCGGTTTTATTCACCATAAACCTCCCTATGCAATTTCATTCTTGACACTATTTTAACACCTCCACAACAACGGAAAAGGTTACCTGTGGTCGGCAGACTGCCTGCGGCAGATCTCCCAACCACAGGTTCAATAAGAGGGGCTTACTTTACTTTTTCCCAGAATTGAATAGAGTTTTAATGCCTATCTTCATGATGAGGCAAATCTCAAGAAAGGAGGTATCCCCTGTGGAACAGAAAGAACAGCTGACACCGACGCAAATTCTCAACAGTCTGCATGGTTTTATTGGGTCTGAACAGTTTTATCGGATCTATCCCAATGTCATCATTACAGAGGGTGTGAAATTTCTCTGCGACCAGGCTAATTGTTTTTGGTTGATTGATTGCATTTATAGCTATCAAACCATCAAAAAAGTTGCTGTAGAGACGTTCCAGGTCATTGACCTTACGGTTGACCTGGCAAATCACACAGGACTGATTGTTGTCACAGATGGCAACGAAGTAGAGCTGATGCGACAAGAGTTGGAATTCACAGATTTCCCATTGTCTCAAATTCGCTTGTACTACACGGACAGCACCGTTTTACTCCCTCGGGAATACTAATCCCAAAAGCAGGCCAGCCAAACCGGCCTGCTTTTCCTTGCAATTGACAGAATCCCGTATATCTTTTTTGCGCGATTTCTCGCAGAAAGGAGATCTGGTATGGAGGAAAAAAGTATCCACTTGCTTCTGCCAGTCAATATTTTGGTCAGAAACGGGTTTGCCTGGTGCCTGGAACTGCTGGAGGAAGGTCGCTTGTATCAGGAATCGACACGAAGCCCGTCACACACCACCTGCCCAACTTGCCTAAGCAACTATCAAAAGGCAACGGAAGATCCCCTGCATCCATTACGGGATCATTTGCTATTGGCCAATTTGAAGCGTTCCCTGGTTATGAAGAGCCCTGAGATTGTGGCCAGATACTGCCGCAGCATGGTACGGGAGGAGCAAATTGTTTTAAAGTGCTTGGCTCTGACCTCCAGGCAACGGTTTATCAGCGCCAAAGTTTTGGCACTGGGAACCCTGACCGGCATTCTGACGCACCCAAGGGAAATATTTCACTTTGTGCTTTCACAAAATGCCTTCGGCTTCATCCTGGTACAGAATCAACCTTCTGGAGAATCCGACCCTTGTGAGGAAGCTTGCGAACTGACTGAAAAAATGGTCGAGTGCAGCAAGCTCATGCAGTTAGAGTTTTATGACCATGTAATTGTGGCTCTGGATGGCTATTACAGCTTCCGTGAGCGCACAGCTATATGGGAATAAGACACTTCAAGGCCCACTTTAACAGGTGGGCTTTCTTTTGCCTTCCTGTAAAGCCTTGTTACACTGAATACAATTCCATTCACCTGATATAAAGGAAACTTATAAATTGCTTTTGAGACCGACCGCTTTATGACAATAACACCTTATCATGCCAAATACTTTGCCCATGAACTGACCCGCCGCTGTCCCTCGGATAGCCTGGAAAAGTTAGCGGGCTCTTTGGCTGATGCTCAGGTGGATCTGAACCCGCACCAGGTAGAAGCGGCCTTGTTTGCCTTCCGCTCACCGCTTTCCAAAGGAGCTATTTTAGCCGATGAAGTAGGCTTAGGAAAAACCATCGAGGCAGGCATTGTCTTATCCCAAAAGTGGGCCGAACGGAAACGCCGCATTTTGCTAATCCTTCCGGCCAACCTGCGCAAACAGTGGAATCAGGAGCTACAAGAAAAGTTTTTCTTGCCCTCTGTGATTCTGGAAGCCAAAAGCTTTAACCAGGAAATCAAAAACGGTCATCTGAACCCCTTTGACCAAAAGTCCCTGGTGATCTGTTCATACCAGTTTGCCCGCTCTAAAGAACCCTACCTCAAAGCAATCTCCTGGGATTTGGTCATTATTGACGAAGCTCACCGGCTGCGCAACGTCTATAAGCCAGACAATAAGATCGGCAATGCCATTAAAAACGCCCTGGCCAATGTACCCAAGATTCTGCTGACAGCGACCCCGCTACAAAACTCCTTGCTAGAGCTGTATGGCCTGGTCAGTTTGATTGATGAACACATCTTTGGCGACCTCAAAAGCTACAAAACCCAGTTTTCACGCCTAACCACTGAAGATGGCTTTGACGATCTAAAAGAGCGTCTGAAACCCATCTGTAAACGAACTTTACGCCGCCAGGTGCTGGAATACATCAAGTACACCAATCGGATTCCCATTACCCAGGAGTTTTACCCGTCAGAGCCTGAGCAAGACCTCTATAATAAGGTGTCTGAATACCTTCAGCGACCCCGACTCTATGCCTTGCCCTCCAGTCAGCGCAAATTGATGACCCTGATTTTACGGAAGCTCCTTGCATCTTCAACCTACGCCATTGCTGGAACGTTGGATGCCCTGATTAAGCGCCTCAACCTGCTTTTAGAAACCAAGCGGATCACTACATCCAGTATTGAGCGGTTTTTTCCTGAATATATGGGCTCAGCCAGTGACTTTGAGGCCCTGGATGATCTTTCTGATGAGTGGGATGAAGAAGAAGACGAGCAAGACACCGCAAAAGCAAACGAGCGGGTCTTTACCCCTGAAGAACTGATAGAAATCCAAGAGGAAAAAACCCTGGTCGAATCCTTTGCCCAGCTGGCCAAAGAGATTCAAGAAAACTCCAAAGGCCAGGTACTCATGAAGGCCCTGATAGCAGGTTTTACAGAAGCTGAGAATCGGGGTGCAGACAAAAAGGCCATTATCTTCACAGAATCCACCCGCACACAGAAGTACCTGCTGGATATTCTCAGCAATACTGAGTATGCAGGCAAAATTGTGCTGTTCAACGGCAGTAACAATGACCCCTTCTCGCGCCAGATTTATCAGAAATGGCTGGAGAAAAACAAGTACACAGATAAAGCAACCGGCTCAGCCACGGCAGACAAACGAGCAGCCCTGGTGGAATTCTTTAAAGATGAAGCCGTGGTTATGATTGCCACTGAGGCCGCCGCCGAAGGTATTAACCTGCAATTCTGTTCTTTGGTCGTCAACTATGATTTGCCCTGGAATCCCCAGCGTATTGAACAACGTATTGGGCGTTGTCACCGCTACGGGCAAAAGCATGATGTTGTAGTGGTGAACTTTCTGAATAAGGCCAATGCAGCTGATGAACGGGTGTATGAACTCTTGTCTGAAAAGTTTAAGCTTTTTGATGGGGTCTTCGGGGCCAGTGACCAGGTTCTGGGCTCGATTGAATCAGGGGTAGACTTTGAAAAACGAATCTCTGAAATTTACCAGAGTTGCCGGACTGAAGAAGAAATTCAGGTCAGCTTTGACGCTTTGCAGCAGGAAATGGAACAGCAAATCACCGACCGGCTGAGCATGACACGACAAAAGCTTCTGGAAAACTTTGATGAAGAAGTGACCGAGAAGCTACGGCTTAACCTGGAAAAAAGCAGAGAATACCTGAATAAGTATGAAACGTTGCTTTGGGGCCTGACTCAATACGCCCTCTGGTCTGTAGCTGCCTTTGACGAAGAAGAGCCCTTTGTTTTTGATCTGCGCCGGAATCCCTATGCAGTATCAGAAATCCCCACAGGCCGCTACCGCATGGGCCGACATGTTGAAGATGCCCATATCTACCGACTTGGGCACCCCTTGGCCCAGGAGGTCATCAACACCT
The nucleotide sequence above comes from bacterium (Candidatus Blackallbacteria) CG13_big_fil_rev_8_21_14_2_50_49_14. Encoded proteins:
- a CDS encoding DEAD/DEAH box helicase → MTITPYHAKYFAHELTRRCPSDSLEKLAGSLADAQVDLNPHQVEAALFAFRSPLSKGAILADEVGLGKTIEAGIVLSQKWAERKRRILLILPANLRKQWNQELQEKFFLPSVILEAKSFNQEIKNGHLNPFDQKSLVICSYQFARSKEPYLKAISWDLVIIDEAHRLRNVYKPDNKIGNAIKNALANVPKILLTATPLQNSLLELYGLVSLIDEHIFGDLKSYKTQFSRLTTEDGFDDLKERLKPICKRTLRRQVLEYIKYTNRIPITQEFYPSEPEQDLYNKVSEYLQRPRLYALPSSQRKLMTLILRKLLASSTYAIAGTLDALIKRLNLLLETKRITTSSIERFFPEYMGSASDFEALDDLSDEWDEEEDEQDTAKANERVFTPEELIEIQEEKTLVESFAQLAKEIQENSKGQVLMKALIAGFTEAENRGADKKAIIFTESTRTQKYLLDILSNTEYAGKIVLFNGSNNDPFSRQIYQKWLEKNKYTDKATGSATADKRAALVEFFKDEAVVMIATEAAAEGINLQFCSLVVNYDLPWNPQRIEQRIGRCHRYGQKHDVVVVNFLNKANAADERVYELLSEKFKLFDGVFGASDQVLGSIESGVDFEKRISEIYQSCRTEEEIQVSFDALQQEMEQQITDRLSMTRQKLLENFDEEVTEKLRLNLEKSREYLNKYETLLWGLTQYALWSVAAFDEEEPFVFDLRRNPYAVSEIPTGRYRMGRHVEDAHIYRLGHPLAQEVINTCKTPDLPLAQLVFDYTGSPKKINILESLVGQGGYLRVEQLTIDSFETEDYMVMSGVTETGETLEPEQCARLFSLEAQAPEESDKVPEYVVETLKELGFRFETELIQANLERNSGFFDTEMEKLEKWADDIKASLEIQLKELDKEIKFRKTEAKKILNLEQKVKAQREIKDLEKKRNQLRMSLYEAQDDVDNQKEELMTSIETRLRQKTQRTELFTIRWKLV